The genomic window ATGGTACTGGGCAGGATTTTAATATTGGCATGGCGCAGTCCACAGTGTCCATAGTACTGtcagaagttttaaatattttagaggcAACACTGTGCCCCAGATGGATAAGTTTGGCAATGACCGAGACTGAAGAGCTTGAAgccaaaagatatttttttggaaaaacaagaatTCCCGGCATAGTTATGTGCGCAGATGGCACCCACATAAAGATTTTGAAACCTGCTGGAGACAATTCGCACCTTTATTATAATAGGAAAGGATATTACAGTATTAATGCAATGATAGTAagttaatttctgaaattttaattgactAATAAAATGACTTTTTTCTATCTTAAGATATGTGACCATAAGCAGCGAATAAGGTATGTGAACAGTAGGTACGCAGGTGCAAGTCACGATTCCTTTATTTGGGAAAATAGTGAGGCTTCAAGACATTTCCAAACCATGTATGAAAATGGACGCAGAAGCACTAGATTGTTGGGTACATATATGACAAAAACGAAACAGTTAAcaatacataagtaattttgatttaaatgttCCCTAGGTGTCTCTGGATACCCACTTTTACCCTGGCTGATAACGCCCTTCCGAAATGCCGGAGCGAATACACCCCAAAGCCGTTTCAATAAAAGCCATAGCTCGGGTCGCAATATTGTTGAACGCACAATAGGTGTCTGGAAGAATTGGTGTCGATGCTTGCTCTCAGCTCGCCAACTTCATTATTCTCCGGAAAAAGTGGCTCAAATTGTTAATGTTGCGCCGGCACTTCACAACATTCGGATCCATTATAATATTTCAGACGAATATTTAGAAGGGGTTTTTGAAAGTGAAGAGTATGAAAATGGCGAGCCTGTACAACATCAAAGGTATACCAATGAAGCAAACCAAATCCGGAATGAAATGCTACACAgctttttataaagaaacatttttttgttttcatttaacgtacataaatatatgtatgtttgtatatatttcttaagaacaaaataaaaacagcctTCTTGGCAAATGTTGCACattaaaacttaaacttaaaatataaaagccTTCTTGGCAAATGTTGCACTTTAAAACTTAAgctaaacaaaatttctaattcACAGTCATTTTTTAAGTCTCAATTGCACattaaaacttaaacttaaaatataaaagccTTCTTGGCAAATGTTGCATTTTAAAACTTAATCTAAACCAAATTTCTAATTCACAGTCATTTTTTAAGTATCAATTGCTTGTTAACTTCTCCTAATTCAATGCTTAAAAGTTCTGGTTTCACCCTTAATTTTTCAATAGCATTTGTCTCCATAGCCATATTATGTCTTTTTGTCTCCTCAAGAAAAGCTTGgagaatttcattatttttcttctgGTGATCACCCAGACGGTCAACCGACCTAGTCAGATCTTTCAGttccttttttacatttttaaaatgtagTTCCTGTGCACCAACACCTTCCGAAACTTTTGAATATAACCTCTCCTGCACACCGATTTGCTTGTCTAACAAGTCAAACTGCTCTGGTCTCTTTTTTTTTCGGAGTTCATTTCGAATGTTTTGGTTATTTTCCACATCTTCATTTTCCAACAACTCTATGCAGATGGCGTCTCTCGAAGTATATGAATTTGTACGAGCTCTCTTCGATGTAGATGGAGTAATGTCTTCAACCACCTGCTCTGAATTTAGTGGAGTGGCATGCTCAATAATTCTCCTCTGAGGCACTCCAAactcttttgaatttttaatgccCCCAACACAGGCGTTTAGGCCCACTAGAGCAGCAACATCTTCTTCTAGCGACGATAAAGGTAGTTCCCTATTTTCGCCTCCACCAGTTGCTTGTAATTCCCTTTTATTGTGTGCCAACTTTTTCTTTACTGCTGATTTAAAATCTGACCAAACCTTTAATTAAAACGGAAATAAGTACTTATATTCTCAATGAACTTTTGAATTATCAACAAACCTTTTTCCATTCTGAAATACTCTTCGATGGAGGCCCTAATGAATTCAGTTCCTCACGCACACTCTCCCAAAATTGCTCTACCTCGTTAGGAGcacttctggtaaaattttttgcaatatcaGGATGCTCCTTCATACGAGATATTAAACCTTTAAATTGCTCTCTGGTGGTTGTGcgtttcctaaaaaatattaattttgccatttgtataaattttgccaatatatataatccgaaaaaaacaaataaaaatgtttttccttacattttattgctctccatctttattataataatatccgCAACACAATGACCTGCGGATGAGAAACGAGTAAATTTCTTTGAAACGCGTATTGAGTGCGTTGTTGGtaatgccatttttttaatcGATCCGTAAACCACATTATCGATCCGCATACTGCTTTATCCGACGTTTATTATGATACCGAATACTGTCGGATCGAGTATAACTCCCTCCGCAACCATCCGTCGGATACCATAATAGGGgtgaataataatcaataagaaggcatatgcaaatacaaatacgtgaatttatatatgtacatatgcgcatatacatacatatatacgctcacttaagtaggagagagcaagatgtcgatcgttgccgttcgtttgctttgtttgctttgtcgttccttccgcgctttcgcgtgcagttcattcaatgcaatgagcaaggtaactacatatgagcaaggtaacactaatatgagcaaggtaacactaatgagcaaggtaacactaaagagcaaggtaacactaatatgagcaaggtaacactaatgagcaaggtaacgacacattttttcgtgcgtgcagcctgttaaatcgaattataagacgttatcacgtcaaaaagccTGCGCGCTTCTGGAGAGAACACATTCCGTTTGGTAATCGGCAGTGAGCAGAGCTTAGGTGCAAGAGCAATGACTACCTTTGTAGTGTGGACAGCGTTGGCTGGCCGCTGCAAAACAGGTGTTGCTCTTGCTCGCTCAGCTTAGCTTACTCTGTAAAcgcatttgtttttagtttttaggtttttttattaCGGTTAAAAATACAAGAgttgtattttatataaaattaaattataaaaatgtggacGCGGTAAAATGAATACCAATGCTACTTGAGGGTGATGCTGCAGAATGATGGTGTGGCATTAAAGATCAAGTCATTGATTTTGCTGATGTTACACGTAGACTGCGCGAAATATTTTCACCTTCAAAACCGGCCTAGCGAATTTATGTCGAAATATTTGAGCTAAAGCAATAGAAGAGTGAAACGACGGGCATCTTTGTTCGGAAGAAGCGAGCTTTATTTTCGCAGCTAGATATCGTTCCTGCCGAAGCAGAACAACTAGACATGCTGTTTGGTATGGTGCACGCACAAATCCGGGAAAAAGAATATTTCATCTTATGAAGATTTGCTCAGCAAGGCTCGAGAAGCCGAACTTTTTTTAAGTGAACGTAGGAGTGGAAACTCTGATGAAACTGCAAGGAGTGTTTACATTGAAGTGGCATTGCGTTGCAATTTTTATCGAAAGAAAGGTCACACGCCGAAAAActgtttcaaaaaacaaaaggccGATGTTGTGGAAGCTCAATCAATGGCATTTGCTCAGGCAGTAAATGCTAAACCTAAATTTGCTTGCTATGattgtatcaggtcagtccataagttcgtgcgtattttacacataatttcacttttgtacgatttttgcatacaaaaaattattcgcggaatataacggaactatttatattttctttgatatattgtgcattcaacaagtgatagaagcacgtgttgttaaaaaataagcggatagaagcacgtggtgttaaaaaataaaatggaatcttcgaacgcgaataagaggcatattttgtatttaactccgacgccttgctcaaactcgtggaagctgagccaaatgtggaatagttcacaggcacctgggaaaatgggttccgcatagactttccgtcgccaaccttcagcagagagtgaatgtgtgttctcagctgctgcaacggcttgaaaattaaagtttttgaaccgtatcgttactgttgatgaaaaatgggtcccttacaataatcctgttcgcgagcgccaatggttagataaagatgaaacaccagaaccgacccctagagatggccttcaccccaagaagattctcctgtctatttggtgagatatggccggtattgtttattatgaacttctggatcaaaatcagacgataactgctgattataaCTCCCATAAGCTAAtactgaatgaggcacttaacaacaatcgaccgtctttagtcaatagacgcaaagttttgtttcaccacgacaacgcaagacctcataccgcaaggcaaacattaggaacgctgaacgagctcggatgggagatAATGCCGCATCCTctatactctccggatattgcaccttatgGTtgtcaccttttccgtggacttcaatcccatatgagtaacaagaactacttctcaaaagaagctataaaaagggatatcgaagcatattttggctccaaggacaaaaaattttttgagcagagaattaaaaatttgcctaaacgttgggaacacattgtaaataatgaaggaattaatttgatgattaataaatactttaaacatctttagAGGAGTTTTAGAGCGCTTTCTTTTGGTTTCTACTTTGTTTACATATGGACATACGGGTACTTTTTTgagcatatacacatatacgcaTACTTCAAGTACGCCTATATCGCTTGTTTTGTTAATACTACTTCACTCATATCTCCTCTAATACTTCTATTTGCAGGCGTCAACAAGCCTTCATGGTGGGTTCGCAAAAAGTTGAAGGCAATGGCGGAGGAAGTGCATCTCGCAGTCCCGGAAAATTGCATGGGGCCCAGCAGGATTTGTTCGAGTTGTTGGAGCGTGTGCAGTGCTCACGCTTGGATGATCAGAGATGTGTATTGCCGTCGTATTTCTCACAGGTAAAAACTTAGCAACGAATTATTGTAATAGATTCAAATATACTGCCTAAGTATTTTATGAATGAACGCCTCAACACATTAAAACTGTGAATGTATGAAACAACGCCAAAACAACATTTCTGTATATTTCTATTCAGTCGTTAGTCAGTTTCAGAGTTATtgaaaatacttataaaaagtttttgtaatACGATTAGGTGTATTTACACCCAACTCTGTTTTAACACGGTAGATACATCCCttaaaaatgcgtacaaaaaaAATCGTGGTGCGACATATAGTAAATTTAGGGATATGTTccacaacttaaaaaaatcgtgtaAGGTGAAAAACTCTAAATATTTCCCCAAAAAACCGTGCAAAAGAAGTAATAATGAAATCCATATTACATAAGTAcgtattaaacaaaaacaattcatcTTTATAACAAACAAATTCAAATTATAGTAGTGTACAGTAAAAATGTAATCCATAAGTcccaaacatataaaaattcaaaatgaaattaggaaaaaagtaaattttgtaactATTCATCGTTACTTATCTGTGcccgttatagccatccctggttaTCAGGGAAGTGTTAGCGTGTAGTTTGTTGAACCGCAGCTATTGGGATTCCGTGTCGGCTCATAATGTCGATTATCTCATCTATCTCGCTCGTTAGTCCGTTACAGTTAAATTGAAGAAGCTTGAAGCTCCTCGGGAgtactgttgttgtagcagtaactttgtcctgtcagtgtagtgcaATCACCGGTCGTCCTCgtttagctcatctaacggtagacccaggaaactagctgtttcgacgggttgggtccagagggagaggggagttagatgagtgggtttgatggggcatgtgaaaaggtggttagtgtcgtgcggggtgccttcacatgctggacatatatgtagt from Anastrepha ludens isolate Willacy chromosome 5, idAnaLude1.1, whole genome shotgun sequence includes these protein-coding regions:
- the LOC128864192 gene encoding putative nuclease HARBI1, yielding MDSIAFCLDFNESTNNDARRTRKKVRDNAVDVFQLPDDVFVKQFRLNKIAFQYVLNILKREMLPVIKTWSISPELKLEACLRFFAEGGYQNGTGQDFNIGMAQSTVSIVLSEVLNILEATLCPRWISLAMTETEELEAKRYFFGKTRIPGIVMCADGTHIKILKPAGDNSHLYYNRKGYYSINAMIICDHKQRIRYVNSRYAGASHDSFIWENSEASRHFQTMYENGRRSTRLLGVSGYPLLPWLITPFRNAGANTPQSRFNKSHSSGRNIVERTIGVWKNWCRCLLSARQLHYSPEKVAQIVNVAPALHNIRIHYNISDEYLEGVFESEEYENGEPVQHQRYTNEANQIRNEMLHSFL
- the LOC128864193 gene encoding uncharacterized protein LOC128864193, whose protein sequence is MRIDNVVYGSIKKMALPTTHSIRVSKKFTRFSSAGHCVADIIIIKMESNKMKRTTTREQFKGLISRMKEHPDIAKNFTRSAPNEVEQFWESVREELNSLGPPSKSISEWKKVC